A window of the Eriocheir sinensis breed Jianghai 21 unplaced genomic scaffold, ASM2467909v1 Scaffold45, whole genome shotgun sequence genome harbors these coding sequences:
- the LOC126992354 gene encoding uncharacterized protein LOC126992354 isoform X3 — MKTKLVSRMFPKTCSKHNIRRTVLGTCVVLAADGGASGGARPHKVTITLCRRRGCWRALSSRKVAAFAFPEASGPTSVTAPLDLEYLFRCSGKPDAEATQIKICVAYRRGATRKARVSLEEFLEALLDGGRPGSFYLYIYEDKVGLQQASQQFQALPTTWPLEQKPDKGKKAMYTEGNTANDEDTYNEWKVYLEKVFAVEDHDDDTYKDDDIYKDDDTYKDDDTYKDDDTYNDDDTYSERKDLPERVLTVKDKDFGEAAHEVVGVDATEEEEASNVPAAKEEEEEASDVGDAEEKEASDDPAAEDEEASDVGAAEDEDASDVGAEGEEKTSDVTAAEEEETSDVPAAEEEEASDDTAAEEEEASDVGAAEEEEASDVTAAEEEEASDVDAAEEKEASDATAAEEEETSDVTAAEEEEASDVGAAEEEEASDVPAVEKEEASDVTAAEEEEASDVGATRGEEASDVGATRGEEASDVGAAEEEAPLHGEASRGEVHSPVTVPAAPATASLAYRSLTVAQRFISRLAGPSDRQLEDLRRSHGVSIVRVRRTLHIKGDRDAVLLCHRHIRDEIAEWRRREAAEAQ, encoded by the exons atgaagacaaaattagTGAGCAGAATGTTCCCTAAAACCTGCAGCAAGCACAACATCCGACGCACCGTGCTCGGCACCTGCGTCGTGCTGGCCGCCGACGGCGGCGCCAGCGGCGGGGCTCGGCCCCACAAGGTGACCATCACCCTTTGCCGGCGTCGGGGGTGCTGGCGAGCCCTCAGCTCGCGGAAGGTGGCCGCCTTCGCCTTCCCGGAGGCGTCCGGCCCCACCTCCGTCACTGCCccgctggacctggagtacctcttcaggtgcagcgggaaaccagacgccgaagccacgcagatcaagatctgtgtggcgtaccgccgcggtgcaactcgcaaggcccgcgttagcctggaggagttcctggaggcgctgctggatggagggcgacctggcagcttctacttgtacatctatgaagacaaagtcggcctccagcaagccagtcagcagttccaggcccttcccacaacatggccactggaacagaaacccgacaagggaaagaaggccatgtatactgaaggaaacaccgccaatgatgaagacacctacaacgaatggaaagtttacctagaaaag gtgtttgcggtggaagatcatgacgatgacacttacaaggACGATGACATTTACAaggacgatgacacttacaaggacgatgacacttacaaggacgatgacacttacaatgacgatgacacctacagTGAACGGAAGGATCTCCCGGAAAGGGTGCTTACGGTGAAAGATAAAGACTTTGGCGAGGCGGCGCACGAGGTTGTGGGTGTCGatgcaacagaagaggaggaagcctcaaatGTTCCTgccgcgaaagaggaagaagaagaagcctctgatgttggtgacgcagaagagaaagaagcctctgatgatcctgccgcagaggatgaagaagcctctgatgtcggtgccgcagaggatgaagatgcctctgatgtcggtgccgaaggagaggagaaaacctctgatgttaccgccgcagaggaagaagaaacctctgatgttcctgccgctgaagaggaagaagcctctgatgataccgccgcagaggaggaagaagcctctgatgtcggtgccgctgaagaggaagaagcctctgatgttaccgccgcagaggaggaagaagcctctgatgtcgatgccgctgaagagaaagaagcctctgatgctaccgccgcagaggaggaagaaacctctgatgttaccgccgcagaggaggaagaagcctctgatgtcggtgccgctgaagaggaagaagcctctgatgttcctgccgtagaaaaggaagaagcctctgatgttaccgccgcagaggaggaagaagcctctgatgtcggtgccacaagaggggaggaagcctctgatgtcggtgccacaagaggggaggaagcctctgatgtcggtgccgcagaagaggaggcacCCCTGCACGGAGAAGCCTCTCGGGGCGAAGTCCATTCACCAGTGaccgtccctgccgcccccgccacagcttccctcGCCTACCGCAGCCTCACCGTGGCGCAGAGATTCATCTCCCGCCTTGCAGGACCCAGTGACCGCCAGCTGGAGGACCTGCGGCGGAGCCACGGCGTCAGCATCGTGCGGGTCAGGCGAACCCTGCATATCAAGGGCGACAGGGACGCCGTCCTGCTGTGCCACCGACATATACGTGAcgagatcgccgagtggcggaggcgCGAGGCCGCTGAGGCTCAGTAA
- the LOC126992354 gene encoding uncharacterized protein LOC126992354 isoform X1, which produces MKTKLVSRMFPKTCSKHNIRRTVLGTCVVLAADGGASGGARPHKVTITLCRRRGCWRALSSRKVAAFAFPEASGPTSVTAPLDLEYLFRCSGKPDAEATQIKICVAYRRGATRKARVSLEEFLEALLDGGRPGSFYLYIYEDKVGLQQASQQFQALPTTWPLEQKPDKGKKAMYTEGNTANDEDTYNEWKVYLEKVFAVEDHDDDTYKDDDTYNDDDTYNDEDTYNEWKVYLEKVFAVEDHDDDTYKDDDIYKDDDTYKDDDTYKDDDTYNDDDTYSERKDLPERVLTVKDKDFGEAAHEVVGVDATEEEEASNVPAAKEEEEEASDVGDAEEKEASDDPAAEDEEASDVGAAEDEDASDVGAEGEEKTSDVTAAEEEETSDVPAAEEEEASDDTAAEEEEASDVGAAEEEEASDVTAAEEEEASDVDAAEEKEASDATAAEEEETSDVTAAEEEEASDVGAAEEEEASDVPAVEKEEASDVTAAEEEEASDVGATRGEEASDVGATRGEEASDVGAAEEEAPLHGEASRGEVHSPVTVPAAPATASLAYRSLTVAQRFISRLAGPSDRQLEDLRRSHGVSIVRVRRTLHIKGDRDAVLLCHRHIRDEIAEWRRREAAEAQ; this is translated from the exons atgaagacaaaattagTGAGCAGAATGTTCCCTAAAACCTGCAGCAAGCACAACATCCGACGCACCGTGCTCGGCACCTGCGTCGTGCTGGCCGCCGACGGCGGCGCCAGCGGCGGGGCTCGGCCCCACAAGGTGACCATCACCCTTTGCCGGCGTCGGGGGTGCTGGCGAGCCCTCAGCTCGCGGAAGGTGGCCGCCTTCGCCTTCCCGGAGGCGTCCGGCCCCACCTCCGTCACTGCCccgctggacctggagtacctcttcaggtgcagcgggaaaccagacgccgaagccacgcagatcaagatctgtgtggcgtaccgccgcggtgcaactcgcaaggcccgcgttagcctggaggagttcctggaggcgctgctggatggagggcgacctggcagcttctacttgtacatctatgaagacaaagtcggcctccagcaagccagtcagcagttccaggcccttcccacaacatggccactggaacagaaacccgacaagggaaagaaggccatgtatactgaaggaaacaccgccaatgatgaagacacctacaacgaatggaaagtttacctagaaaag gtgtttgcggtggaagatcatgacgatgacacttacaaggacgatgacacttacaatgacgatgacacctacaatgatgaagacacctacaacgaatggaaagtttacctagaaaaggtgtttgcggtggaagatcatgacgatgacacttacaaggACGATGACATTTACAaggacgatgacacttacaaggacgatgacacttacaaggacgatgacacttacaatgacgatgacacctacagTGAACGGAAGGATCTCCCGGAAAGGGTGCTTACGGTGAAAGATAAAGACTTTGGCGAGGCGGCGCACGAGGTTGTGGGTGTCGatgcaacagaagaggaggaagcctcaaatGTTCCTgccgcgaaagaggaagaagaagaagcctctgatgttggtgacgcagaagagaaagaagcctctgatgatcctgccgcagaggatgaagaagcctctgatgtcggtgccgcagaggatgaagatgcctctgatgtcggtgccgaaggagaggagaaaacctctgatgttaccgccgcagaggaagaagaaacctctgatgttcctgccgctgaagaggaagaagcctctgatgataccgccgcagaggaggaagaagcctctgatgtcggtgccgctgaagaggaagaagcctctgatgttaccgccgcagaggaggaagaagcctctgatgtcgatgccgctgaagagaaagaagcctctgatgctaccgccgcagaggaggaagaaacctctgatgttaccgccgcagaggaggaagaagcctctgatgtcggtgccgctgaagaggaagaagcctctgatgttcctgccgtagaaaaggaagaagcctctgatgttaccgccgcagaggaggaagaagcctctgatgtcggtgccacaagaggggaggaagcctctgatgtcggtgccacaagaggggaggaagcctctgatgtcggtgccgcagaagaggaggcacCCCTGCACGGAGAAGCCTCTCGGGGCGAAGTCCATTCACCAGTGaccgtccctgccgcccccgccacagcttccctcGCCTACCGCAGCCTCACCGTGGCGCAGAGATTCATCTCCCGCCTTGCAGGACCCAGTGACCGCCAGCTGGAGGACCTGCGGCGGAGCCACGGCGTCAGCATCGTGCGGGTCAGGCGAACCCTGCATATCAAGGGCGACAGGGACGCCGTCCTGCTGTGCCACCGACATATACGTGAcgagatcgccgagtggcggaggcgCGAGGCCGCTGAGGCTCAGTAA
- the LOC126992354 gene encoding uncharacterized protein LOC126992354 isoform X2, whose product MKTKLVSRMFPKTCSKHNIRRTVLGTCVVLAADGGASGGARPHKVTITLCRRRGCWRALSSRKVAAFAFPEASGPTSVTAPLDLEYLFRCSGKPDAEATQIKICVAYRRGATRKARVSLEEFLEALLDGGRPGSFYLYIYEDKVGLQQASQQFQALPTTWPLEQKPDKGKKAMYTEGNTANDEDTYNEWKVYLEKVFAVEDHDDDTYNDEDTYNDDDTYNDEDTYNEWKVYLEKVFAVEDHDDDTYKDDDIYKDDDTYKDDDTYKDDDTYNDDDTYSERKDLPERVLTVKDKDFGEAAHEVVGVDATEEEEASNVPAAKEEEEEASDVGDAEEKEASDDPAAEDEEASDVGAAEDEDASDVGAEGEEKTSDVTAAEEEETSDVPAAEEEEASDDTAAEEEEASDVGAAEEEEASDVTAAEEEEASDVDAAEEKEASDATAAEEEETSDVTAAEEEEASDVGAAEEEEASDVPAVEKEEASDVTAAEEEEASDVGATRGEEASDVGATRGEEASDVGAAEEEAPLHGEASRGEVHSPVTVPAAPATASLAYRSLTVAQRFISRLAGPSDRQLEDLRRSHGVSIVRVRRTLHIKGDRDAVLLCHRHIRDEIAEWRRREAAEAQ is encoded by the exons atgaagacaaaattagTGAGCAGAATGTTCCCTAAAACCTGCAGCAAGCACAACATCCGACGCACCGTGCTCGGCACCTGCGTCGTGCTGGCCGCCGACGGCGGCGCCAGCGGCGGGGCTCGGCCCCACAAGGTGACCATCACCCTTTGCCGGCGTCGGGGGTGCTGGCGAGCCCTCAGCTCGCGGAAGGTGGCCGCCTTCGCCTTCCCGGAGGCGTCCGGCCCCACCTCCGTCACTGCCccgctggacctggagtacctcttcaggtgcagcgggaaaccagacgccgaagccacgcagatcaagatctgtgtggcgtaccgccgcggtgcaactcgcaaggcccgcgttagcctggaggagttcctggaggcgctgctggatggagggcgacctggcagcttctacttgtacatctatgaagacaaagtcggcctccagcaagccagtcagcagttccaggcccttcccacaacatggccactggaacagaaacccgacaagggaaagaaggccatgtatactgaaggaaacaccgccaatgatgaagacacctacaacgaatggaaagtttacctagaaaaggtgtttgcggtggaagatcatgacgatgacacttacaatgacgaggacacttacaatgacgatgacacctacaatgatgaagacacctacaacgaatggaaagtttacctagaaaag gtgtttgcggtggaagatcatgacgatgacacttacaaggACGATGACATTTACAaggacgatgacacttacaaggacgatgacacttacaaggacgatgacacttacaatgacgatgacacctacagTGAACGGAAGGATCTCCCGGAAAGGGTGCTTACGGTGAAAGATAAAGACTTTGGCGAGGCGGCGCACGAGGTTGTGGGTGTCGatgcaacagaagaggaggaagcctcaaatGTTCCTgccgcgaaagaggaagaagaagaagcctctgatgttggtgacgcagaagagaaagaagcctctgatgatcctgccgcagaggatgaagaagcctctgatgtcggtgccgcagaggatgaagatgcctctgatgtcggtgccgaaggagaggagaaaacctctgatgttaccgccgcagaggaagaagaaacctctgatgttcctgccgctgaagaggaagaagcctctgatgataccgccgcagaggaggaagaagcctctgatgtcggtgccgctgaagaggaagaagcctctgatgttaccgccgcagaggaggaagaagcctctgatgtcgatgccgctgaagagaaagaagcctctgatgctaccgccgcagaggaggaagaaacctctgatgttaccgccgcagaggaggaagaagcctctgatgtcggtgccgctgaagaggaagaagcctctgatgttcctgccgtagaaaaggaagaagcctctgatgttaccgccgcagaggaggaagaagcctctgatgtcggtgccacaagaggggaggaagcctctgatgtcggtgccacaagaggggaggaagcctctgatgtcggtgccgcagaagaggaggcacCCCTGCACGGAGAAGCCTCTCGGGGCGAAGTCCATTCACCAGTGaccgtccctgccgcccccgccacagcttccctcGCCTACCGCAGCCTCACCGTGGCGCAGAGATTCATCTCCCGCCTTGCAGGACCCAGTGACCGCCAGCTGGAGGACCTGCGGCGGAGCCACGGCGTCAGCATCGTGCGGGTCAGGCGAACCCTGCATATCAAGGGCGACAGGGACGCCGTCCTGCTGTGCCACCGACATATACGTGAcgagatcgccgagtggcggaggcgCGAGGCCGCTGAGGCTCAGTAA